CAGGACACGCCCACATGACTCTGATGACCAACATCAAACAATGCGTAGAACAAGGTCACACCGTCGATGTTATTGGTCCCGGCGAACGGCATTACTACTCCGGCATGGGACCCGGAATGCTTGGCGGTTCGTACTCACCTAAAGAAATCAGTTTCCCTGTTCAGCGCATGTGTGAAGAACAAGGTGCTACTTTCCATGTAGACAGTTGCGTAGGGATTGATCCTGAACAACAAGTCATCACACTACAGTCCGGTAAAAAACTGGAATACGATGTTGCGTCTTTCAACACGGGTAGCTCTATCATCGATGATCTGGTTAAACCGGATTCTAAGGATATCTACACAGTAAAACCTATTGAAAAATTACTGGAAGGACGCAACCGTATTTTCGAATTAGCTTCAAAAGATCACCTGAACATAGGTGTCGTCGGTGGCGGTCCCGCCGGAGTCGAGGTGGCAGGAAATGCACTTGCCGCTGCTAAAGAAGCTGGTGCAAAGGCAACGGTACGTCTGTATCACGGAAAAAGTTTTATGAAGCAGACCCCCGAAAAAGTACGCAAGCAAGTACGAAGCGTTTTAGAAAAGCACGGCGTGCAGTTTGTGGGTGGGGAGTATGTTTCAGAAGTAACAACGTGCAAAGTGACACTTGCTGATGGCACAACATACGATGATGACATTATATTCATCGCCATGGGTGTGCGCCCACGTCCTCTTTTTGAACCCTCCGGCATCCCGTATGGAAAAGATGGCGGTTTGCTCGTAAACAAATATCTGCAAAACACAAAATACAACAACATCTTCGGCGGCGGGGATTGCATCTGGTACGAACCGCAACCACTCGATAAAGTTGGTGTCTATGCAGTACGACAAAATCAGGTGCTCAACGACAATGTTATTGCAAAGCTGAACAATGAACCCCTGAAAGAATTCAGCCCCGGTGGAGACTATCTCTTAATCTACAACACTGGTGAAAATACTGGCGTGCTGCACAAATTCGGCATCAGTTTTAATGGAAAACCTGCTTTTGTCATCAAAGATTACATTGATTCAAAATTCATAGACAAATTCAAGCCGGATTATGACAAATAAAACAAAACCTCCCAAGATTGCAGTGCAACTTGGGAGGTAAAATTTTCTTACACCAATTGAAAATGATCCGGTAAACAATGGTGGCATCCATTTGCATTCGGATACTTCTTTTTCGCAGATTCCAAAGCTTTTTCAGGTGTGGGAAATTCGCCGATGGAGTACAGTTGGTCTTGAGGCGGACACCATTCACAACCTTCTTTATGAACTTCATGGTCACCGCTTGCCATCTTTTTTTTATGAACATGGTACTTCTGCATACGCTCCT
The DNA window shown above is from Halodesulfovibrio sp. and carries:
- a CDS encoding FAD-dependent oxidoreductase; its protein translation is MAKLALVGAGHAHMTLMTNIKQCVEQGHTVDVIGPGERHYYSGMGPGMLGGSYSPKEISFPVQRMCEEQGATFHVDSCVGIDPEQQVITLQSGKKLEYDVASFNTGSSIIDDLVKPDSKDIYTVKPIEKLLEGRNRIFELASKDHLNIGVVGGGPAGVEVAGNALAAAKEAGAKATVRLYHGKSFMKQTPEKVRKQVRSVLEKHGVQFVGGEYVSEVTTCKVTLADGTTYDDDIIFIAMGVRPRPLFEPSGIPYGKDGGLLVNKYLQNTKYNNIFGGGDCIWYEPQPLDKVGVYAVRQNQVLNDNVIAKLNNEPLKEFSPGGDYLLIYNTGENTGVLHKFGISFNGKPAFVIKDYIDSKFIDKFKPDYDK